CGCCACGATGCTCGGGAACGGCAGCCGGGTTCGCGGCGTGGGCAGCCAACCGTGCTCGCGCAGCACATCGAGTGCCGGATAGCCGTCCGGCAACGGCGTTTCGAAATCCGGCGGCGCCGCCAGCAGCGCGCCCTGGATGTCGCGCTGATGATGCTGCGCCCAGTGCACCGTCATCATCACTCCGGCACTGTGCGATACCAGCACCACCGGACCCGCGATGCTGGCAAGCGCCTGATCGAGCGCCTCGACCCTGGCGGCGCAGTTCAGCTTGTCGCGTTCCAGTGGCGGCACCACGCGCGCTTTGGGCAGCTTGCGGGAGAGGATCGTTTGCCAGTGATCCTCCACGTGATCCCGAAGGCCGGGAACGATCAGGATGGTTGGCGGTGAAGAAGCTGTCATTGCACGTACTCGAACAAAAAATATTAGCGAGGTGTGGGCTGGTCGCGCGTTGCACTCAGGCGGCGCAGGTCTTTCGCATAGCTGCGCTTGCCCGCGAAGAACGCGATTGCGCCAACAAGGGGGACAATGGGCACGATCTGCAAGGTGCCCAGCAGGCCGATTCTGTCCGCGATCATCCCGGTCAGCACGGCGGCTGGTGCGAGGCCCATCAGGTTATTGGCGAGCGTCAGCGTCGCAAAAGCGGAGGCGTGAATGGATGAGGGTGTCAGGTTGGCCACCATTGCACCTGACGGCCCGGAAGCGCCGGCGCTGACGAACATGCCGATACCGATCAGCACAAGTTGCAGCGCGCCGGCATGTAAGCGGAAGGCCGTTCCCAGCACTGCGAACGACACCATGCAGTAGGCAATGGCGGTGATCCACTTTCTTACCGGCACCGCGCGGCTGATCCGGTCGGTCAGCATGCCGCACACCACCATCCCGAGGCCCGTCAGCAGGACGAATCCCGACGCGGCGACCGCGGCGCTGCCGGGTGTCATCGCGTAATAGCGGTTCAGGTAGCTGGGCATCCAGGCAAACAGGGCAGCGGGAACGAACAGATGCAAGCCGCTGCCGACGTACGCGCACACGACGGACCTGGAAGCAAAGAGTCCCTGCACCAGCAACCGCAAGCTGAGCCGTACGCCGGGTTTGCACGGAGCGGCGACACTGACTTCCGCCCGAAGCCGCGCCAAGCGCTTTTCCGTCACGACGATGCGATAGACGATGAGGAGCAGAAGGCCGAAAGCGGCCATCGAGCCGAAGGACCAGCGCCATCCGAGGTGGGCTGCGATGCCACCGCCTAACGCCATGCCGAGTACGGAGCCGAACGCGCCGCCCGCCATGAACGCGCCCGTGAGTGTGGAGCGCAGATGGGCCGGGAATACGCTCAGGACGAGCGCCACGCCGACGCTGCCATACGCCGCTTCGCCCAGCCCGACGAACGCACGCGCCACGAGCATTTCACCGTAGCTGGTCGAAATGGCACAGCCCAGCGTTGCAAGACTCCACAGCCCCGCCATCAGCGCGATGCTGTTCACGCGGCCCCAGCGGTCGGCGAGGACGGACAAAGGGAAAGTCAGCACACCGACCATCAGCGCGACGATGCTACTGAGCGAACCCAACTGCGTATCCGACAGCGCCCATGTCGTCTTCAGCAACGGAAAGACCGCATTCAGAACCTGACGTGACATGTAGTCCGACAACAACAGCCCGAGTGTCAGCGCGAACACGGTCCATGCATACGTGCGTGAGATCGCCGGGGCGGAGTCGATCTTGCCGGTCTCGAGCTCGATATCGTGAAAGTACAAAATTGTCTCCTCCAGTGCTCGGCGACGCGGTTCTCTCGTGCACATCGCTGCGCACCGGACCCCTTTGAAGGCTGGGCATCACGCGACGCCCAGCTTTCGCCATGAGACTGTCAATGTTGATGGGGATGCCGCAAATTTCAGGCAACCTGCAGCGGTGCGTACTTCGTCGCGCCGCGGCGGTTCGGCATCATCCCGTTGGCGTTCAGCGTTGCGTCGATGTCCTTGTATTGCACACCGATCCGGTAAATCTCGCGCGCCTCTTTGCCGGTCGCGATCTCCCGGCCCAACTCGCGCGCCACCCGCACCGTCTGTTCGATCTGCTGCACCGAACTCATGCGCTCGCCATGCTGGTCGATGATCGTGTCCTCGATACCGCAACGGGGATGCAGGCCCATCGCGAGGGCCATGGTGTTGAACGGCAACACGTTCTTCAGCAGGGACTCGGCGGTCAGCGTGCAGCCGTTCGGCGCGCGATGAATGAAATTGAAGAAGTTGAACGGGTTGGGGCCGTCGAAGCCGCCGCCGATGCCGATCCAGGTCAGGTTCAGCGGCCCCTTGTACGCCCCTCGTCGGACCAGCCGCTCCAGCGTTTCCAGTGCATGAATGCCGGTCAGCTGAAAATGCGGCTGAATGCCGGCGGCCTGCAGGCGCCGCAAGTGCTCCTCCACCCACGCCGGGCCCGCCGGCACGGTCATTTCGCTGTAGGCCGCCTTCAAGGCTTCATTGGCCAGCGAGGTGCCCTCCAGGTACTCCGGATACAGCAACTCCATGATGTTCATCTGCGTGGTGTTGATCGCGACCGTCACCTGATCGGGCTTCGGTTCGAGGTCGGCCAGCATGTGGCGCGTGTCGTCGGACAGCCACTTGGCGGCCTGTCCGTCGTCCTCTGGCGCGAACGAGATCGAACCGCCCACCTGGATGATCATGTCGGGCACTCTGGCGCGCACGCCCGCGATCAGTTCGTTGAACTTCGAGAGCCGTTTCGAACCTTTGCCGTCGAGTTCGCGCACGTGCAGGTGAAGCACCGTCGCGCCGGCGTCGTAACAGTCAACGGCTTTCTGGATCTGTTCTTCCATCGTGAC
Above is a genomic segment from Paraburkholderia aromaticivorans containing:
- a CDS encoding 3-keto-5-aminohexanoate cleavage protein, translating into MQFLDDSLHPENMEPVVITVAPYGPEWMPADFPEDIPVTMEEQIQKAVDCYDAGATVLHLHVRELDGKGSKRLSKFNELIAGVRARVPDMIIQVGGSISFAPEDDGQAAKWLSDDTRHMLADLEPKPDQVTVAINTTQMNIMELLYPEYLEGTSLANEALKAAYSEMTVPAGPAWVEEHLRRLQAAGIQPHFQLTGIHALETLERLVRRGAYKGPLNLTWIGIGGGFDGPNPFNFFNFIHRAPNGCTLTAESLLKNVLPFNTMALAMGLHPRCGIEDTIIDQHGERMSSVQQIEQTVRVARELGREIATGKEAREIYRIGVQYKDIDATLNANGMMPNRRGATKYAPLQVA
- a CDS encoding RBBP9/YdeN family alpha/beta hydrolase, whose protein sequence is MTASSPPTILIVPGLRDHVEDHWQTILSRKLPKARVVPPLERDKLNCAARVEALDQALASIAGPVVLVSHSAGVMMTVHWAQHHQRDIQGALLAAPPDFETPLPDGYPALDVLREHGWLPTPRTRLPFPSIVAASTNDPLASIEKVTQLASDWGSRLVDVGAVGHLNPASGYGEWPRASGFIRELS
- a CDS encoding MFS transporter, whose protein sequence is MYFHDIELETGKIDSAPAISRTYAWTVFALTLGLLLSDYMSRQVLNAVFPLLKTTWALSDTQLGSLSSIVALMVGVLTFPLSVLADRWGRVNSIALMAGLWSLATLGCAISTSYGEMLVARAFVGLGEAAYGSVGVALVLSVFPAHLRSTLTGAFMAGGAFGSVLGMALGGGIAAHLGWRWSFGSMAAFGLLLLIVYRIVVTEKRLARLRAEVSVAAPCKPGVRLSLRLLVQGLFASRSVVCAYVGSGLHLFVPAALFAWMPSYLNRYYAMTPGSAAVAASGFVLLTGLGMVVCGMLTDRISRAVPVRKWITAIAYCMVSFAVLGTAFRLHAGALQLVLIGIGMFVSAGASGPSGAMVANLTPSSIHASAFATLTLANNLMGLAPAAVLTGMIADRIGLLGTLQIVPIVPLVGAIAFFAGKRSYAKDLRRLSATRDQPTPR